From a single Stackebrandtia endophytica genomic region:
- a CDS encoding FAD-dependent monooxygenase: MTDPEVTTDVLIVGAGPVGLTLACDLARRDVDVRVIDRADAHPVGTRARGVRARTQEVLEDLGVIAELIEHAETPIPTRFYDAEGRLVREATIYDPPPVPGAPYPGSLIVGQQFTEAALRGSFESSGRRVELGVELTDIAQHHDAVTAMVRVGGELRRIRARYLVGCDGAGSTVRKRARISFLGETWDDRQRMLFGNLGVDGLDSTVAHMWATGPGGMLTLYPMPKSRTWFFTAPLPPRSGPDDAPITVETFTEAFARHVAMPGVSFRDPVYLSVYQVNVRMVDRYRDRRVFLAGDAAHVHSPAGGQGMNTGIQDAYNLGWKLAEVITGAPESLLDTYEEERMPIAEHVLASTTTRSKSWAGSDTMRVSGRIVEAFQGRDPFADTSQLGITYRGGSLTVETGEPLKVRAGDRAPDARGVDSTTNGDVRLFDLFRGSHITLLIFGHGPIPQLPPGVHVHRVLPAATRRDPSESVFIDETGEARDLYGVEGDGLVLIRPDGYIGLTTDDPKTSAVAEYLRKILAVAPPKPTSPRADR, from the coding sequence ATGACAGATCCAGAAGTGACGACCGACGTCCTGATCGTCGGCGCCGGTCCGGTGGGGCTGACGCTGGCGTGCGATCTGGCTCGCCGTGATGTCGATGTTCGCGTCATCGATCGAGCCGATGCCCATCCGGTCGGGACCCGGGCACGCGGTGTTCGCGCCCGCACCCAGGAGGTATTGGAGGACCTCGGCGTGATCGCCGAGCTGATCGAACACGCCGAGACGCCGATCCCGACGCGCTTCTACGATGCCGAGGGACGACTGGTGCGCGAGGCGACGATCTACGACCCACCCCCGGTACCGGGGGCTCCGTATCCGGGCAGCCTCATCGTGGGACAGCAGTTCACCGAAGCCGCTCTGCGTGGCAGCTTCGAATCATCGGGCAGGCGGGTGGAGCTCGGCGTGGAACTGACCGATATCGCGCAGCACCACGACGCGGTCACGGCGATGGTGCGCGTCGGCGGCGAACTCCGGAGGATTCGGGCGCGTTATCTGGTCGGCTGCGACGGCGCCGGCAGCACCGTGCGCAAGCGGGCTCGGATCAGCTTCCTCGGCGAGACCTGGGACGACCGGCAGCGCATGCTGTTCGGCAACCTCGGCGTCGACGGGCTCGACTCCACGGTCGCCCACATGTGGGCGACGGGCCCCGGCGGCATGCTCACGTTGTATCCGATGCCGAAGAGCCGAACCTGGTTCTTCACCGCGCCGCTGCCCCCGCGGAGCGGCCCGGATGACGCACCGATCACCGTGGAGACCTTCACCGAGGCCTTCGCCCGGCACGTCGCGATGCCGGGAGTGAGCTTCCGCGATCCCGTCTACCTCTCGGTGTATCAGGTCAACGTCCGCATGGTCGATCGATACCGTGACCGTCGCGTCTTCCTGGCCGGCGACGCCGCCCACGTCCACTCGCCCGCCGGCGGTCAGGGCATGAACACTGGAATCCAGGACGCCTACAACCTCGGCTGGAAACTCGCCGAGGTAATCACCGGCGCCCCGGAATCACTACTCGACACGTACGAGGAGGAGCGGATGCCGATAGCCGAGCACGTCTTGGCCTCGACGACGACTCGCAGCAAATCCTGGGCCGGATCCGACACGATGCGCGTCTCGGGACGCATCGTCGAAGCCTTTCAAGGCCGCGACCCCTTCGCGGACACCAGCCAGCTCGGCATCACCTACCGGGGAGGCAGCCTCACCGTCGAAACGGGCGAGCCGCTGAAGGTCCGTGCCGGTGACCGCGCCCCGGACGCCCGTGGCGTCGACTCGACGACCAATGGGGACGTCCGCCTGTTCGATCTGTTCCGCGGCAGCCACATCACGCTGCTCATCTTCGGCCACGGTCCTATCCCACAGCTGCCACCCGGGGTCCACGTGCACCGTGTTCTCCCCGCCGCCACCCGGCGTGACCCGTCGGAATCGGTGTTCATCGACGAGACCGGCGAGGCCCGTGACCTCTACGGCGTCGAGGGCGACGGCCTCGTGCTGATCCGGCCCGACGGATACATAGGACTCACGACGGACGATCCGAAGACCTCCGCCGTCGCCGAGTACCTGCGAAAGATCCTCGCCGTCGCCCCACCGAAACCGACCTCGCCCCGAGCGGACCGGTGA
- a CDS encoding TetR/AcrR family transcriptional regulator, producing MPTGVPIRDAKQQLFAAAERVLLRDGLNGLTSRAVTTEAGVAKGLMHRRFADFDAFLAELVLDRIARVEEQTRVLLASAGQGTVVEHLTDALVELFSPMAVSVLGLIIARPGLRNRLREAGTARIPLLGEGTEMIRAYLAAEQRQGRLPGEADVGTMAPMLTGAVHLLCTEQVATPDSAEVSKIVRAAVPIGSATGSNAA from the coding sequence GTGCCCACCGGAGTACCGATACGGGACGCGAAGCAGCAGTTGTTCGCCGCCGCCGAACGCGTCCTGCTTCGTGATGGGCTGAACGGGCTGACCAGTCGGGCCGTCACCACCGAGGCAGGCGTCGCGAAAGGGCTGATGCATCGGCGCTTCGCGGACTTCGACGCGTTCCTCGCCGAGCTCGTTCTCGACCGTATCGCCCGAGTGGAGGAACAGACGCGGGTGTTGCTGGCGTCAGCCGGGCAGGGCACGGTCGTAGAACACCTCACCGACGCGCTGGTCGAACTGTTCTCACCGATGGCCGTCTCGGTCCTCGGGCTGATCATCGCCCGGCCCGGACTGCGGAACCGGTTGCGCGAGGCGGGAACGGCTCGCATTCCCCTCCTGGGCGAGGGAACGGAGATGATCCGCGCCTACCTCGCCGCGGAACAGCGGCAAGGTCGTCTCCCCGGCGAAGCGGATGTCGGAACCATGGCCCCGATGCTCACCGGCGCGGTCCATCTGCTCTGCACGGAGCAGGTGGCCACCCCCGACAGCGCGGAGGTGAGCAAGATCGTCCGCGCCGCCGTGCCGATCGGTTCGGCGACGGGGTCCAACGCCGCTTGA
- a CDS encoding GNAT family N-acetyltransferase, whose protein sequence is MTEPRHSTEPLVSIRPGQPGDAALIIGFLDGTMEWLVAEGRTDQWGDQLASANERRVAKAKEWEESDGLYMAMMDDEPVGALVVGEALPYVPEAEVPELYVRFLVSDRSRKGQRIGTRLLQHARELAEKAGVEQLRVDCFRGPDKALVRYYQTQGFDLDVTFEVDRPDADPWPGQVLVMPLNR, encoded by the coding sequence ATGACTGAACCGCGCCACTCCACTGAACCGCTCGTCAGTATCCGCCCCGGCCAGCCGGGCGATGCCGCGTTGATCATCGGGTTCCTGGACGGCACGATGGAGTGGTTGGTGGCCGAGGGCCGTACCGACCAGTGGGGTGACCAGCTCGCGTCGGCCAATGAGCGCCGGGTGGCCAAGGCCAAGGAGTGGGAGGAATCCGACGGCCTCTATATGGCCATGATGGACGATGAACCGGTTGGGGCACTGGTCGTGGGGGAGGCGCTGCCCTATGTCCCCGAGGCCGAGGTGCCGGAACTGTATGTGCGGTTCCTGGTGAGCGACCGCTCCCGCAAGGGGCAGCGGATCGGCACGCGACTGTTGCAACATGCCCGCGAACTGGCGGAGAAGGCCGGCGTCGAACAATTGCGCGTCGACTGTTTCCGTGGCCCGGACAAAGCTCTGGTCCGGTACTACCAGACGCAGGGTTTCGACCTGGACGTCACGTTCGAGGTCGATCGCCCCGACGCCGACCCGTGGCCCGGTCAGGTCCTGGTCATGCCGCTGAATCGGTGA
- a CDS encoding DUF397 domain-containing protein yields the protein MIPLTWRKSSRSNNNGNCVEVGCLHDAVWRKSSRSSNNGNCVEVAPVSAVVAVRDSKLDTTGDFPYLTVSAAEWSTLLTTIRTGDLSG from the coding sequence ATGATCCCCCTGACCTGGCGCAAGTCCAGCCGCAGCAACAACAACGGCAACTGCGTTGAAGTCGGTTGCCTCCATGACGCCGTCTGGCGAAAGTCGAGCCGCAGCAGCAACAACGGCAATTGTGTTGAGGTGGCGCCGGTTTCTGCTGTGGTTGCGGTGCGTGATTCGAAGCTGGACACCACCGGTGACTTCCCGTACCTGACAGTCTCGGCGGCGGAGTGGAGCACCCTGCTGACCACCATCCGCACCGGAGACCTGTCCGGCTGA
- a CDS encoding helix-turn-helix domain-containing protein: MSRPDPSALRWLIGAELRNARNRAGLSITQVADRSKIGRPKLGHMETGKYTQYPADIAKFLEVCNAKQSDIDRLSSLAGKTDEKSWWAPYATVLPDWNRTYVGLEGMASHMFTYEPVVLPGLLQTAEYAEMLTETVGFVRPDHAERFVEFRRARAERLTSDEQPLHLHAVIEEGALRRVIGDPDVMGRQYEHLLEIAELDTVVIQVARPADGPHSALGQFTILDFDIAQSIAFIEQIDGAVYAQDRDAVNAYKMVSENLERVALNPAKSRNLITHADTWK, encoded by the coding sequence ATGAGTAGACCTGACCCGTCAGCGTTGCGCTGGCTGATCGGTGCCGAGTTGAGGAATGCACGCAATCGCGCGGGTCTGTCGATCACCCAGGTCGCAGATCGATCGAAGATCGGCCGCCCAAAACTCGGGCATATGGAGACGGGAAAGTACACGCAGTACCCCGCCGATATCGCGAAGTTTCTGGAAGTCTGTAACGCCAAGCAATCCGACATCGATCGGCTCAGCTCACTGGCGGGCAAGACCGATGAGAAGTCGTGGTGGGCGCCGTACGCCACGGTGCTACCCGATTGGAACCGCACGTATGTGGGGCTGGAAGGCATGGCCTCGCACATGTTCACCTACGAACCTGTCGTGCTGCCAGGCCTATTGCAAACTGCCGAGTACGCCGAAATGCTGACCGAAACGGTGGGATTCGTTCGCCCTGACCATGCGGAGCGTTTCGTCGAGTTCCGGCGGGCCAGAGCCGAACGGCTGACTTCTGACGAACAGCCGCTGCATCTGCACGCGGTGATCGAGGAAGGCGCCCTTCGTCGAGTCATCGGTGATCCCGATGTGATGGGACGCCAGTACGAGCACTTGCTTGAGATAGCTGAGCTCGACACCGTCGTCATTCAAGTTGCGCGCCCGGCGGATGGGCCGCATTCGGCGTTGGGGCAGTTCACCATCCTCGACTTCGACATCGCCCAGTCCATCGCCTTCATCGAGCAGATTGACGGAGCGGTTTACGCACAGGACCGTGACGCGGTGAACGCCTATAAGATGGTGTCAGAGAACCTGGAACGGGTCGCGCTCAATCCCGCGAAGTCCCGGAATCTCATCACCCATGCTGATACTTGGAAGTGA
- a CDS encoding TetR/AcrR family transcriptional regulator — MDGDGKDSAPGRPARADARRNRARILAAAEAVFAQQGASASTEGVAKHAGVAIGTVFRHFPTKLDLLKAVVMNLQDRLVAEADDMVNDSEDGTDLLEFCGRVLETGVQNRAVFARLAETGVRVRVGDALQGLRPSIAQLLDRAQQAGAVRDDLDVAELIALLAAFCQEAMTEGWSAEFRQRALKILFEGMRPL, encoded by the coding sequence ATGGACGGAGACGGCAAGGACAGTGCACCCGGCAGGCCGGCTCGCGCGGATGCCCGGCGCAATCGCGCGCGCATTCTGGCGGCGGCCGAGGCCGTGTTCGCTCAGCAGGGCGCGTCGGCCTCGACCGAGGGGGTGGCTAAGCACGCCGGTGTGGCGATCGGGACCGTGTTTCGGCACTTCCCGACCAAGCTCGACCTGCTCAAGGCGGTGGTCATGAACCTGCAAGACCGGTTGGTCGCCGAAGCCGACGACATGGTCAACGATTCCGAAGACGGCACCGACCTTTTGGAGTTCTGCGGTCGTGTTCTGGAGACCGGCGTCCAGAACCGGGCCGTGTTCGCCCGACTCGCCGAGACCGGGGTCCGAGTTCGGGTTGGCGATGCCCTGCAGGGGCTGCGGCCGTCCATCGCTCAGCTGCTCGATCGCGCCCAGCAGGCGGGCGCCGTCCGCGATGACCTCGACGTCGCCGAGCTGATCGCCCTCCTCGCCGCGTTCTGTCAAGAAGCTATGACCGAAGGATGGAGCGCGGAATTCCGCCAACGCGCACTGAAGATCCTCTTCGAAGGCATGCGGCCGTTGTGA
- a CDS encoding nuclear transport factor 2 family protein, whose product MSQSATRAADPHTIYQRMQEAVMRKEDATLLPAELLAEDVVVETPFSPPGMRRIEGRDAWLEFYRNRALPVHFDRFRELSTHRTDDPEVIVVEYELTGTITNTDQPASATFIGILRVRDGLIKHWREYQDILAISEALKLAPEDVSGPDAHSTSEQSTSAPTSP is encoded by the coding sequence ATGTCCCAGTCAGCGACCCGAGCAGCCGATCCCCACACGATCTACCAACGCATGCAGGAAGCGGTCATGCGCAAAGAGGACGCCACGCTACTGCCGGCGGAACTACTGGCCGAGGATGTCGTCGTCGAGACCCCGTTCTCTCCACCGGGAATGCGACGCATCGAAGGTCGCGACGCATGGTTGGAGTTCTATCGAAACCGCGCCCTGCCCGTCCACTTCGATCGGTTTCGAGAACTGTCCACCCACCGAACCGACGACCCCGAGGTCATCGTCGTCGAGTACGAACTGACCGGGACCATCACCAACACCGATCAACCAGCCTCAGCGACCTTCATCGGCATCCTGCGGGTCCGCGACGGCCTGATCAAGCACTGGCGTGAATACCAGGACATTCTGGCGATCAGCGAAGCATTGAAGCTGGCCCCCGAAGACGTCAGCGGCCCCGATGCGCACTCCACATCGGAGCAGTCGACTTCCGCTCCCACCTCACCGTGA
- a CDS encoding sugar phosphate isomerase/epimerase family protein encodes MNRFSLNRFSLNHATTKFWDQTEAIEACARVGIGIGLWREPVADKGLAATAKQVRDAGVAVTSLCRGGFLTGGGTEALADNRRAIDEAAALGTSELVMVCGGIVDWAAGLDGARARVAEALAELAPYAKQCGVRLAIEPLHPMFASDRCVVSTLDQAIELASPFEPDVVGVVVDTYHIWWDPTVFAAIERAAGRIAAFQVADWITPLPAGVLTGRGQLGDGCVDFRRFRMAVEAAGYTGPIEVELFNDEIWARPGPQVLAETMQRYRDHVA; translated from the coding sequence GTGAACCGTTTTTCTTTGAACCGCTTCTCCTTGAACCATGCGACCACAAAGTTCTGGGACCAGACCGAGGCCATCGAGGCCTGCGCCCGCGTGGGCATCGGCATCGGACTGTGGCGGGAACCGGTGGCTGACAAGGGATTGGCGGCCACGGCCAAACAGGTGCGCGATGCCGGGGTCGCGGTGACCTCGCTGTGCCGGGGCGGTTTCCTCACCGGGGGAGGAACCGAGGCGCTGGCCGACAACCGACGCGCGATCGACGAGGCGGCGGCGTTGGGTACCTCGGAGTTGGTGATGGTCTGCGGCGGAATCGTCGACTGGGCCGCCGGGCTGGACGGTGCCCGGGCGCGGGTCGCCGAGGCGCTGGCGGAACTGGCACCCTATGCGAAGCAATGCGGTGTGCGGTTGGCGATCGAGCCGCTGCATCCGATGTTCGCCTCCGACCGCTGTGTCGTGTCCACACTGGACCAGGCAATCGAGCTGGCGTCGCCGTTCGAACCCGACGTGGTCGGGGTAGTCGTCGACACCTATCACATCTGGTGGGACCCGACCGTGTTCGCCGCGATCGAGCGGGCCGCCGGCCGTATCGCCGCATTCCAGGTGGCCGACTGGATCACGCCACTGCCCGCCGGAGTCCTGACCGGACGCGGGCAACTCGGCGACGGCTGTGTCGACTTTCGTCGATTCCGGATGGCCGTCGAGGCCGCCGGATACACCGGCCCGATCGAGGTCGAGTTGTTCAACGACGAGATCTGGGCCCGCCCGGGCCCGCAGGTCCTTGCCGAAACGATGCAGCGCTACCGAGACCACGTGGCCTGA
- a CDS encoding dihydrodipicolinate synthase family protein: MSDTLTVRLPDGRRHRMSAPSVERGDFEPLHSRVIYAAAHVVADPLADNGPGRPAVLDWDATLAFRRHLWSHGLGVAEAMDTAQRGMGLDWPTARQLVMRTSAQSDGPLACGVNTDQGSPTTVQEVIAAYEEQLGFVEAVDAVAILMCSRALATVATGADDYHTVYNRLLSQVRQPVILHWLGPMFDPALTGYWGSTDLSEAADTLLDIIAANERSVDGVKISLLDADAEIAFRRRLPASVKCYTGDDFNYPQLIAGDEHGYSHALLGIFDPLAAKAASAVRRLDVGDVDGFHAELDPTVTLARKIFEKPTYHYKTGVVFLAWLCGYQKHFRMVNGAEAARSIPHLVEVFQHADALGLFPDPELAAARMRNLLAMAGVTQ, translated from the coding sequence ATGAGCGACACCCTCACCGTCCGGCTGCCCGACGGTCGACGCCACCGGATGTCGGCACCCTCCGTTGAACGGGGCGACTTCGAACCCCTCCACTCGCGGGTGATCTACGCGGCGGCACACGTCGTCGCGGACCCGTTGGCGGACAACGGACCCGGTCGACCCGCCGTCCTGGATTGGGACGCCACCCTCGCCTTCCGTCGGCATCTGTGGTCCCACGGCCTGGGGGTCGCCGAGGCCATGGACACCGCGCAACGCGGTATGGGCCTGGACTGGCCGACGGCCCGACAACTGGTGATGCGCACCTCCGCGCAATCCGATGGACCATTGGCCTGCGGTGTCAACACCGACCAGGGGTCACCCACCACCGTGCAAGAGGTCATCGCCGCCTACGAGGAGCAACTGGGGTTCGTCGAAGCCGTTGACGCCGTCGCGATCCTCATGTGTTCGCGTGCGCTGGCGACCGTCGCGACCGGTGCCGACGACTACCACACCGTCTACAACCGACTGCTGTCTCAGGTGCGTCAGCCGGTGATCCTGCACTGGTTGGGCCCGATGTTCGACCCCGCGTTGACCGGCTACTGGGGCTCAACGGACCTGTCCGAAGCCGCCGACACCCTGCTCGACATCATCGCCGCCAACGAGAGATCCGTTGACGGAGTGAAGATCTCGCTGTTGGACGCCGACGCCGAGATCGCGTTTCGTCGTCGACTGCCGGCCTCGGTCAAGTGCTATACCGGAGACGACTTCAACTATCCGCAGTTGATAGCCGGCGACGAGCACGGCTACAGCCATGCGTTGCTGGGGATCTTCGATCCGTTGGCGGCCAAGGCCGCGTCGGCGGTGCGGCGGCTCGACGTCGGTGACGTCGACGGCTTCCACGCCGAGCTCGATCCCACGGTTACCCTGGCGCGCAAGATATTCGAGAAACCGACCTACCACTACAAGACCGGGGTCGTCTTCCTCGCCTGGTTGTGTGGGTACCAGAAGCACTTCCGGATGGTGAACGGTGCCGAAGCGGCCCGATCGATCCCGCACCTGGTCGAGGTGTTCCAACACGCCGACGCCCTCGGACTGTTCCCCGACCCGGAACTGGCGGCGGCCCGGATGCGGAACCTGCTGGCCATGGCGGGGGTGACGCAGTGA
- a CDS encoding Gfo/Idh/MocA family protein: MTTRIPVGIAVNGVTGRMGYRQHLVRSLLAIREQGGLPRPDGSVIWPELTLVGRNRDKLADIAARHGIESYSTDLAAVLSDDSIDVYFDSLTTEHRVVAVSEAIKAGKHVYCEKPIATSVDEAIGLARLARDAGVKNGAVADKLYLPGLLKLKRLVDSGFFGRILSVRGEFGYWVFEGDWQPAQRPSWNYRAENGGGMVLDMFPHWSYLLEGVIAPVTAVTAQTRTHIPRRTDEQGAEYAATADDAAYAIFELADGTLATMNSSWATRVFRDELVEFQVDGTHGSAVAGLRRCRAQQRVATPKPVWNPDIEQPIDFRSQWSDIPDNAEFDNGFKAQWSEFLRHVVDDAPWHHDFLAAARGVQLAESGYESARTGRRIELPELTI; the protein is encoded by the coding sequence ATGACCACCCGAATTCCCGTGGGAATCGCAGTCAACGGCGTCACCGGGCGCATGGGATACCGCCAACACCTCGTCCGATCGCTGTTGGCGATCCGAGAACAGGGCGGCCTGCCCCGCCCGGACGGTTCGGTGATCTGGCCGGAGCTGACCCTCGTGGGACGAAACCGGGACAAGCTGGCCGACATCGCCGCACGCCACGGCATCGAGAGCTACTCGACCGACCTGGCCGCCGTCCTGTCCGACGACTCCATCGACGTCTACTTCGACTCGTTGACCACCGAGCACCGGGTGGTCGCCGTCAGCGAGGCCATCAAGGCCGGGAAGCACGTCTACTGCGAGAAACCCATCGCCACCAGTGTGGACGAAGCCATCGGATTGGCCCGTCTCGCCCGCGACGCCGGGGTCAAGAACGGCGCGGTCGCCGACAAGCTGTACCTGCCGGGACTGTTGAAGCTCAAACGGCTGGTCGACAGCGGCTTCTTCGGACGAATCCTGTCGGTGCGCGGTGAGTTCGGCTACTGGGTATTCGAGGGCGACTGGCAACCGGCTCAGCGTCCATCCTGGAACTACCGGGCGGAGAACGGCGGCGGCATGGTCCTCGACATGTTCCCGCACTGGAGTTACCTGCTCGAAGGCGTCATCGCGCCGGTGACGGCGGTGACCGCGCAGACCCGCACCCACATTCCCCGGCGCACCGACGAACAGGGCGCCGAGTACGCCGCGACCGCCGACGACGCCGCCTACGCGATCTTCGAACTGGCCGACGGCACCCTCGCCACCATGAACTCGTCCTGGGCGACCCGGGTCTTCCGTGACGAACTGGTGGAGTTCCAGGTCGACGGCACCCACGGCAGTGCCGTCGCGGGGCTGCGCCGGTGCCGTGCGCAGCAGCGGGTGGCCACTCCCAAGCCGGTGTGGAACCCGGACATCGAACAGCCCATCGATTTCCGATCACAGTGGAGCGATATCCCGGACAACGCCGAGTTCGACAACGGTTTCAAGGCACAGTGGAGCGAATTCCTGCGTCACGTCGTCGACGACGCCCCGTGGCACCACGACTTCCTGGCGGCGGCCCGTGGCGTCCAACTGGCCGAAAGCGGCTACGAATCCGCCCGCACCGGCCGTCGCATCGAGTTGCCGGAGCTGACCATATGA
- a CDS encoding DUF4291 domain-containing protein gives MTPQHQIRADYDDRTIVVYQAYSPAIADAALRAGTFVAPFSFHRMTWIKPSLAWLMHRSNWARKAGQERILAVRITRRGWEEALANSVLTTADPDRLAQAGVHLQWDPERSLRGAALNHYSIQVGIGRRFIRTLVDEWLVELTDITPKVRKAADLVRSGKNAARLLPTERVYPLPSTLERRIRPT, from the coding sequence ATGACACCTCAACACCAGATCCGCGCCGACTACGACGACCGCACCATCGTGGTCTATCAGGCGTACTCGCCCGCGATCGCCGACGCGGCACTACGAGCGGGGACGTTCGTCGCACCGTTCTCGTTCCACCGGATGACCTGGATCAAACCGTCACTCGCCTGGTTGATGCACCGCAGCAACTGGGCCCGCAAAGCCGGACAGGAACGCATCCTCGCGGTGCGGATCACCCGACGGGGCTGGGAGGAGGCGCTGGCCAACTCAGTACTCACCACGGCGGATCCGGACAGGCTCGCCCAGGCGGGCGTTCATCTTCAGTGGGACCCGGAACGCTCACTTCGTGGGGCGGCGCTGAACCACTACAGCATCCAGGTCGGCATCGGCCGGAGGTTCATCCGCACCCTCGTCGACGAGTGGCTGGTCGAACTGACCGACATCACGCCGAAGGTGAGGAAGGCCGCGGACCTGGTCCGATCAGGAAAGAACGCAGCGCGACTGCTGCCCACCGAACGCGTCTACCCGTTGCCCTCGACATTGGAGCGTCGCATTCGGCCGACGTGA
- the nth gene encoding endonuclease III, which translates to MARILAQTHPDARCELDFTTPFELAVATILSAQCTDVRVNQTTPALFARYPDAESMAQADRADLEEMIRPTGFFRNKTTSLLGLSHGLTTQYDGEVPDTMAQLVKLPGIGRKTANVILGDAFGVPGITVDTHMSRLVRRFGWTTETDPVKIEHVVNGLIPRKEWTMFSHRTIFHGRRVCHARKPACGACTLTKLCPSYGTGPIDPTAAARLLKGPRVAELAEAAGVPAP; encoded by the coding sequence ATGGCCCGCATCCTGGCGCAGACCCACCCCGACGCCCGGTGCGAACTGGACTTCACCACCCCGTTCGAGCTCGCGGTCGCAACAATCCTGTCGGCCCAATGCACCGACGTACGGGTCAACCAGACCACCCCGGCGTTGTTCGCCCGCTACCCCGACGCCGAGTCCATGGCACAGGCCGACCGCGCCGACCTGGAGGAGATGATCCGCCCCACCGGGTTCTTCCGCAACAAGACGACCTCACTGTTGGGACTGTCGCACGGTTTGACGACCCAGTACGACGGGGAGGTCCCCGACACCATGGCGCAACTGGTGAAACTGCCCGGCATCGGCCGCAAAACCGCCAACGTGATCCTCGGCGACGCCTTCGGTGTCCCGGGCATCACGGTCGACACCCACATGTCGCGACTGGTCCGTCGGTTCGGTTGGACCACCGAAACCGACCCGGTGAAGATCGAGCACGTGGTCAACGGTTTGATCCCCCGCAAGGAGTGGACGATGTTCTCCCACCGCACCATCTTTCATGGACGCCGGGTCTGTCACGCCCGCAAACCCGCCTGCGGGGCCTGCACCCTGACGAAGCTCTGCCCGTCGTACGGAACCGGCCCGATCGACCCGACCGCGGCGGCCCGACTGCTGAAGGGACCACGCGTCGCGGAACTGGCCGAGGCGGCGGGGGTACCCGCTCCATGA
- a CDS encoding TlpA family protein disulfide reductase — protein sequence MKLSVLAAILVVVLSACASGPTVTDEDGDTAVTWNVDCSELETTAGTDFTDVSLPCLVGDGSYAIGPIGDRPMVVSLWASWCGPCVAEAPEVERFHQLLGDQVAVIGVNTQDVRERALYFADDFDWTFPSLFDERGEVMRGQGLMGLPAIIFIDVDGTTKATLSTGDVTTEVLVAAAEEHFGVTT from the coding sequence ATGAAACTGTCTGTTCTGGCTGCAATACTGGTAGTGGTGTTGTCCGCGTGCGCAAGCGGCCCCACCGTCACCGATGAGGACGGCGACACCGCGGTGACCTGGAACGTCGACTGTTCGGAGTTGGAGACGACGGCCGGGACCGACTTCACCGATGTCAGCCTGCCGTGTCTGGTCGGTGACGGCTCCTACGCCATCGGCCCGATCGGTGACCGCCCCATGGTCGTGTCACTGTGGGCCTCGTGGTGTGGTCCGTGCGTAGCCGAAGCACCTGAGGTCGAACGGTTCCACCAACTGTTGGGCGATCAGGTCGCGGTCATCGGGGTCAACACTCAAGATGTCAGAGAGCGGGCGCTGTATTTCGCCGACGATTTCGATTGGACGTTTCCGTCGTTGTTCGACGAACGAGGTGAAGTCATGCGCGGGCAGGGCTTGATGGGTCTTCCCGCGATCATCTTCATCGACGTCGACGGAACGACGAAAGCCACGTTGAGCACCGGAGACGTGACCACCGAGGTCCTGGTGGCGGCCGCCGAGGAACACTTTGGGGTGACGACGTGA